A genomic window from Oryctolagus cuniculus chromosome 12, mOryCun1.1, whole genome shotgun sequence includes:
- the HAUS4 gene encoding HAUS augmin-like complex subunit 4: protein MASGDYCSPGEGVEMLHQVCSKQFPPCNLSEEDLLQNPHFSRLLLSLSERMDESGLCLTLAEEQAQAWKEVRVHRTTWLRSEILQRIIQELLVDYYVKTQDTNLTSEDKKFHETLEQRLLVTELTRLLGPSQEREKPPLLGLEKADLLELMPPSEDFVWMRARLQLEVEEQLKKKCFTLLCYHDPNSDADSETLKAAKVWKLAEVLVGEKQQCQDAKRQQQEQMVLLERKSATYSQVLLRCLALLQRLLQEHRLKTQSELDRINAQYLEIKCSAMILKLRMEELKILSDTYTAEKVEVHRLIRDRLEGAIRLQEQDMERSQQVLNTYEVLGEEFDRLVKEYTQLKQATENKRWALQEFNKAYR, encoded by the exons ATGGCATCCGGGGATTACTGCTCGCCTGGAGAAGGGGTGGAAATGCTTCACCAAG TCTGCAGCAAACAGTTTCCTCCTTGTAACCTGAGTGAAGAGGATCTGTTACAGAACCCACACTTCAGCAGGCTGCTGCTGAGTCTCTCTGAGCGCATGGACGAGAGTGGCTTATGCCTCACCCTGGCAGAGGAGCAGGCTCAG GCATGGAAGGAAGTTCGAGTGCATAGGACAACATGGTTGAGGTCAGAAATTCTGCAGAGAATCATTCAGGAGCTGCTTGTGGACTACTATGTAAAGACGCAAGACACAAATTTAACTTCTGAGGACAAAAAG tttcaTGAGACCCTTGAACAGCGACTGCTTGTGACTGAACTGACCCGACTCCTAGGTCCcagccaggagagagagaaacctccaCTGCTAGGGCTGGAGAAAGCAGACCTTTTGGAACTCATGCCGCCCTCAGAG GATTTTGTGTGGATGAGAGCCCGGCTCCAGCTAGAAGTGGAAGAGCAGCTCAAAAAGAAATGTTTCACTCTGCTTTGCTACCATGATCCCAATTCAG ATGCCGACAGTGAAACCCTGAAGGCAGCAAAGGTGTGGAAACTGGCAGAGGTCCTGGTGGGCGAGAAGCAGCAGTGCCAGGACGCCAAGcgccagcagcaggagcagatGGTGCTGCTGGAGAGGAAGAGCGCCACCTACTCCCAG GTGCTTCTCCGCTGCCTGGCCTTACTGCAAAGGCTCCTTCAGGAGCACCGGCTGAAGACTCAGTCTGAGCTGGACCGTATCAACGCTCAGTACCTGGAAATCAAGTGCAGTGCCATGATCCTCAAGTTGAG GATGGAGGAACTAAAGATTCTGTCTGACACGTACACTGCTGAGAAAGTGGAAGTTCATCGTCTCATTAG GGACCGCCTGGAGGGAGCCATCCGCCTACAGGAGCAGGACATGGAGAGGTCACAGCAGGTTCTGAACACCTATGAGGTGCTTGGGGAGGAGTTTGACAGGCTGGTTAAAGAGTACACCCAACTCAAGCAGGCCACCGAGAACAAGCGCTGGGCCCTCCAGGAGTTCAACAAGGCCTACCGCTGA